A part of Ziziphus jujuba cultivar Dongzao chromosome 8, ASM3175591v1 genomic DNA contains:
- the LOC132805075 gene encoding uncharacterized protein LOC132805075: MIALKKAMEIGGNFGNLKVHERLKIFLWRVMAKVIPTREVIFNKIGKGDQCCVFCGVEIETSFHIFKECHSIRRLAFASKCGCRLDSWEVSNIEELMDFCFDPKPEACFRNMEGRSISIFLATLLYAAWNHRNEKIFSKNFCSRNVVFRFNRSMEEFLASGEAKTDSSHFLKENWKAPPEGWWKINVDAAYINGQARIAFVSRHCKGNLLSLASKVISYNSHLEVELKAIVWAANLAANWNQNKICWSSHSSLVVKGIYDLEDHVVWTTRNDFILLRSCFANFNWYISCTSRSSNKAADFLAKKALHDNLLFECYGCFDSLPRELLGVASLYKSFFMEAFCAFGNKFLFTKKTPL; encoded by the coding sequence ATGATTGCATTAAAGAAGGCCATGGAAATTGGAGGAAACTTTGGAAACTTAAAAGTCCACGAACGTCTCAAGATATTCCTTTGGAGAGTCATGGCTAAAGTTATTCCCACCCGAGAGGTTATTTTCAACAAGATAGGAAAAGGAGATCAATGTTGTGTTTTTTGTGGAGTAGAGATTGAAACATCTTTTCATATCTTCAAGGAATGTCACAGTATTCGAAGGCTTGCCTTTGCAAGCAAATGTGGCTGCAGGCTGGACAGTTGGGAGGTTTCTAATATAGAAGAACTTATGGACTTTTGTTTTGATCCTAAGCCAGAAGCTTGTTTCCGGAACATGGAGGgtagatcaatttcaattttccttGCCACTCTTTTGTATGCTGCCTGGAACCATAGGAATGAGAAGATTTTCTCCAAGAACTTCTGTAGCAGGAATGTTGTGTTTCGTTTCAATCGGTCGATGGAAGAGTTTTTGGCCTCAGGGGAAGCAAAAACGGATTCCTCCCATTTTCTCAAGGAAAACTGGAAAGCCCCTCCGGAGGGTTGGTGGAAGATCAACGTGGACGCTGCTTATATCAATGGCCAAGCAAGAATTGCTTTCGTTTCCAGACATTGTAAAGGAAATCTTCTTTCTCTTGCATCTAAGGTGATTAGCTATAATTCTCATTTGGAAGTCGAACTTAAAGCTATCGTCTGGGCAGCAAATTTAGCAGCTAATTGGAATCAAAACAAGATTTGCTGGTCTTCTCACTCTTCTTTGGTGGTCAAGGGCATATATGATTTGGAGGATCATGTAGTTTGGACTACCAGAAACGATTTCATTCTTCTGAGGTCTTGTTTTGCCAATTTCAACTGGTATATCTCTTGCACCTCTAGGTCCTCCAATAAGGCTGCAGACTTTCTTGCAAAAAAAGCTTTACATGACAACTTGCTGTTTGAATGTTATGGTTGTTTTGATTCTCTTCCAAGAGAACTGCTTGGAGTGGCCTCTCTTTATAAATCCTTCTTTATGGAGGCTTTTTGTGCCTTTGGCAATAAAtttctatttaccaaaaaaacccCACTGTAA
- the LOC132804916 gene encoding GCN5-related N-acetyltransferase 8-like yields the protein MAAAAPPPPPTPAPTAPTMVPEGSTPVGYPLFARIRLAHPSDVPHIHKLIHQMAVFERLANMCTATESSLSSTLFTSPPFQSFTIFILEVSSQPFSDTPLDQNTIYTPDVQVLNLDLPIEDPEKEIFRSGIGDVTVAGFVLFFPNYSTFLGKPGFYVEDLFVRDCYRRKGLGRMLLSAVAKQAVKMGYGRVEWVVLDWNVNAIKFYEEMGAKVLSEWRICRLTGEALQAYGNGN from the coding sequence ATGGCAGCCGCCGCACCTCCACCGCCACCGACTCCGGCGCCGACAGCACCGACGATGGTGCCAGAAGGCTCTACACCTGTGGGTTACCCACTCTTCGCTCGCATCCGCCTAGCCCACCCTTCCGATGTTCCCCACATCCACAAGCTCATCCATCAGATGGCCGTCTTCGAGCGCCTCGCCAACATGTGCACTGCGACCGAGTCCTCTCTCTCCTCCACCCTCTTCACCTCCCCACCCTTCCAGTCCTTCACCATTTTCATCCTCGAAGTCTCTTCCCAACCCTTCTCCGACACCCCACTTGACCAAAACACCATTTACACGCCCGATGTCCAGGTACTCAATCTGGACCTCCCGATTGAGGATCCCGAGAAGGAGATTTTCAGATCGGGAATTGGGGATGTTACGGTTGCCGGGTTTGTGCTGTTTTTCCCAAATTATTCGACGTTTTTGGGGAAGCCTGGGTTTTATGTGGAGGATTTGTTCGTGAGGGATTGTTATAGAAGGAAAGGGCTTGGAAGGATGTTACTGAGCGCGGTTGCGAAGCAGGCGGTGAAAATGGGGTATGGGAGGGTGGAGTGGGTGGTGCTTGATTGGAATGTCAATGCTATTAAGTTTTATGAAGAAATGGGTGCTAAAGTCTTGTCTGAATGGAGGATTTGCAGGCTCACTGGTGAGGCACTACAAGCTTATGGGAATggtaattaa